A single Nicotiana tabacum cultivar K326 chromosome 5, ASM71507v2, whole genome shotgun sequence DNA region contains:
- the LOC107820899 gene encoding F-box/LRR-repeat protein At1g67190-like isoform X2, translated as MEHLPVEVIGNILSRLGAARDVVIASSTCRKWREAWRNHLYTLTFNSNDWPLYHELTRSRLEIIVTQTIFQTNGLQCLSILMDDVDEFSAAPVIAWLMYTRETLRELHYNVRTTPNINILEKCGRQRLEVLDLAHNTITGVEPSYQKFPCLRSLSLSYVSVSALDLSLFLTACPKVEVLSLVSLDIVMSDPQASMELSTNSLKDIYVEAISLDKIVLEADSLEKLQLKDCTLEVFELVSKGKLRLLKIDDVSVIHLDIGESAENLEIVDVSNFTIMWSKFHHMIAKSSKLRRLRLWGVVFDDDDEVVDIETISACFPQLSHLSLNYELREAAVQYGLQGSFQLENVVVLELGWTVISDLFSQWVAGLLGRCPNLRKLVIHGVVSETKTHEECHTLAKFTSFIVRLMRKYLKIDVQFEYD; from the coding sequence ATGGAGCATCTTCCTGTTGAGGTCATTGGCAACATATTGTCCCGGCTAGGAGCTGCACGAGATGTTGTGATTGCATCTTCTACTTGCAGGAAATGGCGAGAGGCTTGGAGAAATCATCTTTACACGCTCACTTTTAATTCGAATGACTGGCCTCTTTATCATGAGCTCACACGGAGCAGACTAGAGATAATTGTAACCCAGACGATTTTCCAGACTAACGGACTGCAGTGTCTTTCAATTCTTATGGATGACGTGGATGAGTTTTCTGCTGCTCCGGTGATTGCTTGGCTAATGTATACTAGAGAAACCTTGCGTGAGTTACACTATAATGTCAGGACTACTCCTAACATTAATATACTCGAGAAATGTGGTCGCCAGAGATTGGAAGTATTAGATCTCGCTCACAATACGATTACGGGTGTTGAACCTAGTTACCAAAAATTTCCTTGCTTGAGGTCTCTTTCACTGAGCTATGTCAGTGTATCAGCATTGGACCTCAGTCTTTTCCTCACAGCCTGCCCAAAAGTTGAGGTCTTGAGCCTCGTAAGTCTGGATATTGTTATGTCTGATCCGCAGGCCTCAATGGAGTTGAGTACTAACTCTTTGAAAGATATCTACGTTGAAGCCATTAGTTTGGATAAAATTGTTTTGGAGGCTGATAGCCTTGAGAAGTTGCAGTTAAAAGATTGTACGCTTGAAGTCTTTGAGCTTGTTAGCAAGGGGAAGTTAAGACTCCTTAAGATTGATGATGTTAGTGTCATCCATCTTGATATTGGTGAGAGTGCTGAGAATCTAGAGATTGTGGACGTCAGCAATTTCACAATCATGTGGTCCAAGTTCCATCATATGATAgcaaaatcatcaaaactcagaAGACTGAGGTTGTGGGGAGTGGTGTTTGATGACGATGATGAGGTTGTTGATATCGAGACAATTTCTGCTTGTTTTCCTCAATTAAGTCATCTCTCATTGAACTATGAACTAAGAGAGGCAGCAGTTCAGTATGGCTTGCAAGGTTCTTTTCAATTGGAAAATGTGGTTGTATTGGAGCTTGGCTGGACGGTGATTAGCGACCTCTTCTCACAGTGGGTAGCAGGGCTATTGGGAAGGTGTCCTAATCTGAGGAAGTTGGTGATTCACGGGGTTGTTTCAGAAACCAAAACACATGAAGAATGCCATACATTAGCCAAATTCACATCCTTTATTGTAAGGCTAATGAGAAAGTATTTGAAGATAGATGTTCAGTTTGaatatgactag
- the LOC107820899 gene encoding F-box/LRR-repeat protein At1g67190-like isoform X1 codes for MGLLPLPKKGMEHLPVEVIGNILSRLGAARDVVIASSTCRKWREAWRNHLYTLTFNSNDWPLYHELTRSRLEIIVTQTIFQTNGLQCLSILMDDVDEFSAAPVIAWLMYTRETLRELHYNVRTTPNINILEKCGRQRLEVLDLAHNTITGVEPSYQKFPCLRSLSLSYVSVSALDLSLFLTACPKVEVLSLVSLDIVMSDPQASMELSTNSLKDIYVEAISLDKIVLEADSLEKLQLKDCTLEVFELVSKGKLRLLKIDDVSVIHLDIGESAENLEIVDVSNFTIMWSKFHHMIAKSSKLRRLRLWGVVFDDDDEVVDIETISACFPQLSHLSLNYELREAAVQYGLQGSFQLENVVVLELGWTVISDLFSQWVAGLLGRCPNLRKLVIHGVVSETKTHEECHTLAKFTSFIVRLMRKYLKIDVQFEYD; via the exons ATGGGATTGTTGCCTCTGCCCAAAAAG GGAATGGAGCATCTTCCTGTTGAGGTCATTGGCAACATATTGTCCCGGCTAGGAGCTGCACGAGATGTTGTGATTGCATCTTCTACTTGCAGGAAATGGCGAGAGGCTTGGAGAAATCATCTTTACACGCTCACTTTTAATTCGAATGACTGGCCTCTTTATCATGAGCTCACACGGAGCAGACTAGAGATAATTGTAACCCAGACGATTTTCCAGACTAACGGACTGCAGTGTCTTTCAATTCTTATGGATGACGTGGATGAGTTTTCTGCTGCTCCGGTGATTGCTTGGCTAATGTATACTAGAGAAACCTTGCGTGAGTTACACTATAATGTCAGGACTACTCCTAACATTAATATACTCGAGAAATGTGGTCGCCAGAGATTGGAAGTATTAGATCTCGCTCACAATACGATTACGGGTGTTGAACCTAGTTACCAAAAATTTCCTTGCTTGAGGTCTCTTTCACTGAGCTATGTCAGTGTATCAGCATTGGACCTCAGTCTTTTCCTCACAGCCTGCCCAAAAGTTGAGGTCTTGAGCCTCGTAAGTCTGGATATTGTTATGTCTGATCCGCAGGCCTCAATGGAGTTGAGTACTAACTCTTTGAAAGATATCTACGTTGAAGCCATTAGTTTGGATAAAATTGTTTTGGAGGCTGATAGCCTTGAGAAGTTGCAGTTAAAAGATTGTACGCTTGAAGTCTTTGAGCTTGTTAGCAAGGGGAAGTTAAGACTCCTTAAGATTGATGATGTTAGTGTCATCCATCTTGATATTGGTGAGAGTGCTGAGAATCTAGAGATTGTGGACGTCAGCAATTTCACAATCATGTGGTCCAAGTTCCATCATATGATAgcaaaatcatcaaaactcagaAGACTGAGGTTGTGGGGAGTGGTGTTTGATGACGATGATGAGGTTGTTGATATCGAGACAATTTCTGCTTGTTTTCCTCAATTAAGTCATCTCTCATTGAACTATGAACTAAGAGAGGCAGCAGTTCAGTATGGCTTGCAAGGTTCTTTTCAATTGGAAAATGTGGTTGTATTGGAGCTTGGCTGGACGGTGATTAGCGACCTCTTCTCACAGTGGGTAGCAGGGCTATTGGGAAGGTGTCCTAATCTGAGGAAGTTGGTGATTCACGGGGTTGTTTCAGAAACCAAAACACATGAAGAATGCCATACATTAGCCAAATTCACATCCTTTATTGTAAGGCTAATGAGAAAGTATTTGAAGATAGATGTTCAGTTTGaatatgactag